The proteins below are encoded in one region of Rhodospirillales bacterium RIFCSPLOWO2_02_FULL_58_16:
- a CDS encoding pantoate--beta-alanine ligase, producing the protein MAIDIVRTVKDLRDRVHAWRGEGLAVGLVPTMGGLHEGHLSLVRLSLKKTERTIVTIFVNPKQFSEGEDFAVYPRHEDADAALLTGAGAHLLFAPTTQEMYADGYASCVSVPGIGAILEGEHRPGFFTGVATVVAKLLLQALPDSAFFGEKDYQQLLVIRRMVDDLNIPVAIRSGPTVREADGLAMSSRNAYLTAKERLIAPALYAVLTSVAGNVADGAAIDDQTALGRLRLIEAGFAAVDYLEVRDAETLAAAEVPGHPARALAAVRLGKTRLIDNVAL; encoded by the coding sequence ATGGCGATTGACATCGTCCGCACGGTCAAAGACCTGCGGGACCGCGTTCACGCATGGCGCGGCGAGGGCCTCGCCGTCGGTCTGGTTCCGACCATGGGCGGCCTGCACGAGGGCCACCTGTCGCTGGTTCGTCTGTCGCTGAAAAAGACCGAGCGCACCATCGTTACGATTTTCGTTAACCCCAAACAGTTCAGCGAAGGCGAAGACTTTGCCGTCTACCCCCGCCATGAGGACGCCGACGCCGCCCTGTTGACCGGCGCCGGCGCTCACCTGTTGTTCGCCCCGACCACGCAAGAGATGTATGCCGACGGTTACGCAAGCTGCGTCTCGGTTCCCGGCATCGGCGCCATACTGGAAGGCGAGCATCGCCCCGGCTTCTTTACCGGCGTCGCCACCGTGGTCGCCAAGCTTTTGCTACAGGCATTGCCCGACTCCGCTTTCTTCGGCGAAAAGGATTACCAGCAGCTTTTGGTCATCAGGCGCATGGTCGACGATTTGAATATCCCGGTAGCCATCCGCTCCGGCCCGACGGTGCGCGAGGCCGACGGCCTGGCTATGTCGTCCCGCAATGCTTACCTGACGGCGAAAGAGCGCCTGATCGCTCCCGCCCTGTACGCCGTCCTGACCTCTGTCGCCGGCAACGTAGCGGACGGGGCGGCTATTGACGACCAGACCGCTCTTGGCCGCCTACGGCTTATCGAGGCGGGGTTTGCCGCCGTTGATTACCTTGAGGTCCGCGACGCCGAAACCCTGGCCGCCGCCG
- a CDS encoding 3-methyl-2-oxobutanoate hydroxymethyltransferase, translating to MSATGDRRAVTITDIKGRKGSGPIVCLTAYTSLTATLLDEHVDLLLVGDSLGMVLYGMASTVGVTLEMMIAHGQAVMRGAKKACVIVDMPFGSYQESPEAAFRSCARVMKEVGCAGVKLEGGVEMAPTISFLTKRGIPVMGHVGLLPQSVNIIGGYRPRGRDKKEAAAILADAEAVADAGAFAMVIEGTMEPLARKITRTVAIPTIGIGASPACDGQILVTEDLVGLFSEFRPRFVKRYGELGLMIADAAKAYADDVRAGRFPTLDHCFQAKSGKDGDGD from the coding sequence TTGAGCGCAACCGGCGACAGGCGGGCGGTCACTATCACCGACATCAAGGGGCGCAAGGGTTCCGGCCCCATTGTCTGTCTTACCGCCTATACAAGTCTTACGGCGACGTTGCTGGACGAGCATGTTGACCTGTTGCTGGTAGGCGACTCGCTGGGCATGGTGCTGTACGGCATGGCCTCCACCGTCGGCGTTACTCTGGAAATGATGATCGCCCACGGTCAAGCGGTGATGCGCGGCGCGAAGAAGGCTTGCGTCATCGTCGATATGCCCTTTGGTTCCTATCAGGAATCCCCGGAAGCCGCTTTCCGCTCGTGCGCCCGCGTAATGAAAGAGGTCGGCTGCGCCGGCGTCAAGCTGGAAGGCGGTGTCGAGATGGCCCCCACCATCAGCTTTTTGACCAAGCGCGGCATTCCGGTGATGGGACATGTGGGGTTGCTTCCCCAATCCGTTAACATCATCGGGGGCTATCGGCCCCGTGGCCGCGATAAAAAAGAGGCGGCGGCAATTCTCGCCGACGCCGAAGCGGTGGCCGACGCCGGAGCCTTCGCCATGGTCATTGAAGGCACGATGGAGCCGTTGGCCCGCAAGATCACCAGGACCGTCGCCATCCCCACCATCGGCATCGGCGCTTCGCCGGCTTGCGACGGCCAGATTCTGGTCACCGAGGACCTAGTCGGTTTGTTCAGCGAGTTTCGCCCCAGGTTCGTCAAGCGTTACGGCGAACTGGGCCTGATGATCGCCGACGCCGCCAAGGCCTACGCAGACGATGTGCGCGCCGGTCGTTTCCCGACGTTGGACCACTGTTTTCAGGCCAAATCCGGCAAGGACGGCGATGGCGATTGA
- a CDS encoding gamma-glutamyltransferase: MKYAAKTIMALAMPAIMAGCQTSSEKADVVKIEAEAVKPAEPVRAARQMISTANPLATEAGLKMLREGGSAVDAAIAAGMVLNLVEPQSSGIGGGGFMIHFAAKSGEIASYDGRETAPASATPYMFLDGQGRPRKFNDVVAGGLSVGVPGLLRMLETAHKEHGKLPWKQLFEPAIKLATEGFTVSKRLNAMIDGTAHIKDFPEAAAYFLTKDGKAKPEGSKLVNKQLAETFRLISTGGADAFYNGGIADDIVATVRKAGKNNGSMKTADLASYKAIKRDPTCLFYRVWMVCGMGPPSSGGIATLQILGILQKFDMAALKPEAGAPALPAVHLMIEAGRLAFADRSTYIADPAFIPVPVSGMLDPGYLDSRAAEISKTKSMGKAMPGMPGASSGLRPAPDDSSEGVSTTHLSVVDSDGNAVSLTSSIEDMFGSRLMVRGFLLNNQLTDFSFSPIEDGVQIANRAEPGKRPRSSMAPTMVFDGDGRVVMAVGSPGGPHIISYVAKTLIAALDWRLNIRQAVDLPNFTNLNGAVELEQGTALEAMKKALTEMGHEVRINPLVSGLHAVTASREGLAGAADKRLEGAAQGD; the protein is encoded by the coding sequence ATGAAGTACGCGGCGAAGACGATCATGGCCTTGGCCATGCCGGCTATAATGGCCGGTTGCCAGACATCGTCTGAGAAAGCGGACGTAGTGAAAATAGAAGCTGAAGCCGTCAAACCGGCGGAGCCGGTTCGCGCCGCGCGGCAGATGATTTCCACCGCCAATCCGCTGGCCACCGAGGCGGGCCTGAAAATGCTGCGCGAGGGCGGCTCCGCCGTTGACGCCGCCATCGCCGCCGGGATGGTACTGAATCTGGTGGAGCCTCAATCATCGGGGATCGGCGGCGGCGGGTTCATGATCCATTTCGCCGCCAAGTCCGGCGAGATCGCCTCCTACGACGGGCGCGAAACGGCGCCGGCCTCGGCCACCCCCTATATGTTTCTCGACGGACAGGGCCGGCCGAGGAAATTCAACGATGTCGTCGCCGGCGGCCTTTCCGTCGGCGTGCCGGGGCTGCTGAGGATGCTGGAGACGGCCCACAAGGAACACGGCAAGCTACCCTGGAAGCAACTGTTTGAACCGGCGATCAAACTGGCCACGGAAGGCTTCACGGTGTCCAAGCGCCTGAATGCGATGATTGACGGCACCGCGCACATCAAGGACTTCCCGGAAGCCGCCGCCTATTTCCTGACCAAAGACGGAAAAGCCAAGCCGGAGGGAAGCAAACTGGTCAACAAGCAGTTGGCCGAGACCTTCCGCCTGATTTCCACCGGCGGCGCCGACGCCTTCTATAACGGCGGCATCGCCGATGACATCGTCGCCACCGTGCGTAAAGCCGGTAAAAATAACGGCAGCATGAAAACCGCCGACCTTGCTTCCTACAAGGCGATAAAACGCGACCCGACCTGTCTTTTCTACCGCGTGTGGATGGTTTGCGGCATGGGACCGCCGTCATCGGGAGGAATCGCCACCTTGCAGATTCTCGGCATCCTGCAAAAGTTTGACATGGCGGCGCTGAAACCCGAGGCGGGCGCTCCTGCCCTGCCGGCCGTCCATCTGATGATCGAGGCCGGGCGGCTGGCGTTCGCCGACCGCTCCACCTACATAGCCGATCCCGCCTTCATCCCGGTGCCTGTTTCCGGCATGCTCGATCCCGGATATCTTGACTCGCGGGCCGCCGAGATTTCAAAAACCAAAAGCATGGGCAAGGCAATGCCGGGAATGCCGGGCGCTTCTTCCGGGCTTCGCCCGGCGCCGGACGACTCCTCCGAGGGCGTATCAACTACCCACCTCAGCGTTGTCGACAGTGACGGAAACGCCGTTTCATTGACCTCCAGCATCGAGGATATGTTCGGATCACGGCTGATGGTGCGCGGCTTTTTGCTCAACAACCAATTAACCGATTTCTCGTTCTCCCCGATTGAGGACGGCGTCCAAATCGCCAACCGGGCGGAGCCGGGCAAGCGTCCCCGCAGTTCCATGGCGCCGACTATGGTCTTTGACGGCGACGGACGGGTGGTTATGGCCGTAGGCTCGCCCGGCGGCCCGCATATCATCAGCTATGTGGCCAAGACGCTGATCGCCGCGCTTGACTGGCGCCTGAACATCAGGCAAGCCGTCGATCTGCCCAACTTTACCAACCTTAACGGCGCCGTCGAACTGGAACAGGGAACCGCACTGGAAGCGATGAAAAAAGCTCTTACAGAAATGGGACATGAAGTCCGAATTAATCCGCTGGTCAGCGGCCTGCACGCCGTCACCGCCTCCAGGGAAGGCCTCGCCGGAGCCGCTGATAAACGCCTTGAAGGCGCGGCGCAGGGCGATTGA